The proteins below come from a single Aspergillus oryzae RIB40 DNA, chromosome 5 genomic window:
- a CDS encoding uncharacterized protein (predicted protein): protein MRGGRKWRRSARCIHNLDGKDLNGGKRALIDRKGRICRSNADEMRGKAASHNVSPTTTGHCKIKEQTMSYYLSMVISGEGKDPRHRSHWAFAIHQPAQVIGDLLHVRPIDLGRLWYEFEHRSDSDLILVDAIGLAKIADLDGSQRLQAISVIRDETAPKDGVRRCQDWVFSALIALEVEELVPSGTSELWKGLMGRTATEVEKAVGPKWTSFRGCHSSLR, encoded by the coding sequence ATGCGGGGTGGACGAAAGTGGAGGAGATCTGCACGGTGCATACACAATTTGGATGGAAAAGACCTCAATGGTGGAAAGCGAGCCCTAATTGACAGGAAAGGTCGTATTTGCCGAAGTAACGCCGACGAAATGCGGGGGAAAGCGGCATCCCACAATGTATCTCCTACCACCACGGGTCATTGCAAGATCAAGGAACAAACCATGTCATACTACCTCTCCATGGTAATAAGCGGCGAAGGCAAAGACCCCAGGCATCGATCTCACTGGGCATTCGCAATCCACCAGCCGGCTCAAGTCATCGGCGATCTTCTGCATGTCCGGCCCATTGATTTAGGGCGGTTGTGGTACGAATTCGAACATCGCTCGGACTCGGACCTCATTCTTGTGGATGCGATAGGATTGGCGAAGATCGCAGATTTGGATGGCTCACAGCGTCTGCAAGCGATCAGTGTGATTAGAGATGAAACGGCCCCGAAGGACGGCGTGAGAAGATGCCAGGATTGGGTCTTTAGTGCTTTGATCGCTCTTGAAGTGGAGGAACTTGTTCCATCTGGGACGTCCGAGTTGTGGAAAGGACTCATGGGAAGAACTGCGACGGAGGTAGAAAAGGCTGTTGGACCGAAATGGACGAGTTTCCGTGGATGTCATAGCTCGCTGAGATAG
- a CDS encoding NAD(P)/FAD-dependent oxidoreductase (predicted protein) yields MATAERRKIVVLGGSYAGVSAAHYLLKHVVPKLPDPEGYQVILISASSHTLCRSACPRALISDEFFDQEKLFVSISKVFDQYQDDRTRNFRFIHGTVTQLDHTSRNVTVSFTANDTIDTIDFHTLVIATGSSTPSPLLGLNRDIGDLRENWTAFRKALPTAKSIIISGGGPAGVETAGELGEYLNGRAWWFRSKLANPRVPITVVTSGPQILPLLRPSLASLAEQYLAQVGVTVIKSARVQNVAPSADSKDALTAKTTVTLEDGQILGADLYIPATGTRANAGFIDRSLLTPDGRVDTNPSTLRVDKAGPRVYAIGDVSSWARPTVHFIVEAIPVLCANMKRDLLLAAGEDEGSVGEDRLFKEDTRETQLVPIGKSKGVGAAMGYRLPSFLVWLMKGRDYWLWTTEKLWSGRQWSKEL; encoded by the coding sequence ATGGCGACGGCGGAGCGTCGGAAAATTGTTGTGCTCGGTGGCTCCTACGCAGGCGTGTCTGCTGCCCACTACCTTCTCAAACACGTGGTACCCAAGCTACCAGATCCAGAAGGATATCAGGTCATTTTGATTAGCGCGTCCTCGCACACCTTATGCAGGTCTGCTTGTCCCCGTGCGCTGATATCGGACGAGTTCTTTGACCAGGAGAAACTTTTCGTCAGTATCTCTAAAGTATTCGATCAGTATCAGGACGACCGGACTCGCAACTTTCGCTTCATCCACGGCACTGTAACCCAGCTAGATCATACTAGCCGGAATGTTACCGTTAGTTTCACCGCGAACGACACTATAGACACGATCGATTTTCACACGCTTGTGATCGCGACGGGTTCATCaactccctctcccctccttGGTCTGAATCGCGACATCGGGGACTTACGGGAAAATTGGACTGCGTTCCGAAAAGCCCTGCCAACTGCCAAGAGTATCATCATCTCTGGCGGCGGTCCGGCCGGAGTAGAGACAGCTGGTGAACTTGGCGAGTATTTGAACGGCCGCGCTTGGTGGTTTCGCTCCAAGTTGGCAAACCCTAGGGTACCGATCACGGTCGTCACGTCTGGGCCACAGATCCTCCCACTCTTGCGTCCTAGTCTCGCCAGTCTGGCAGAGCAGTACCTTGCCCAAGTAGGTGTGACCGTCATCAAGAGCGCGCGAGTCCAAAATGTGGCACCTAGTGCCGACAGCAAAGATGCATTGACCGCTAAGACGACAGTGACCCTTGAGGATGGGCAAATACTTGGAGCCGACCTGTACATTCCGGCAACTGGCACACGAGCGAACGCTGGATTCATTGACCGATCTCTCCTGACACCTGATGGCCGTGTTGACACCAATCCCTCGACTCTACGGGTTGATAAAGCCGGACCCCGTGTTTACGCGATCGGTGATGTTTCATCATGGGCACGGCCGACTGTTCACTTCATCGTCGAAGCTATCCCGGTCCTCTGCGCGAATATGAAGCGCGACTTACTCCTTGCCgctggtgaggatgagggctCTGTGGGTGAGGATCGCTTGTTCAAGGAAGATACTCGCGAGACCCAATTAGTCCCGATTGGCAAGAGCAAAGGTGTCGGGGCGGCTATGGGGTATCGATTGCCGAGTTTCCTGGTATGGTTAATGAAGGGACGAGATTACTGGTTGTGGACAACTGAGAAGCTGTGGAGTGGGAGGCAGTGGAGTAAGGAGCTGTGA
- a CDS encoding ankyrin repeat-containing protein ANK1 (predicted protein): protein MADEGASPRELVIEACRRDQPHLIEQVLKGMEGKSNEEVAEFFNGVTDSMGNHALHICATYGSGDTMDCLFDIQYFECDPLTRLDKDTPLHNAVRYANEKDREIGLEMIEMMCEAGCDPRVRNKHGQKPADLVYNNPEIKSILQKTEYVLAEGLRDNSDNGSVHDSASDSE, encoded by the exons ATGGCGGACGAA GGTGCATCTCCTCGTGAACTAGTCATTGAGGCTTGTCGTCGAGACCAGCCTCATTTGATTGAACAAGTTCTAAAGGGCATGGAAGGCAAATCGAACGAAGAGGTGGCCGAGTTCTTCAACGGCGTTACAGACTCAATGGGAAACCATGCTCTTCATATCTGTGCTACATATGGCAGCG GTGACACGATGGACTGTCTCTTTGATATACAATACTTTGAATGCGACCCTCTCACCCGCCTCGACAAAGATACCCCCCTCCACAATGCTGTGCGCTACGCCAACGAGAAGGATCGTGAAATCGGACTGGAGATGATCGAGATGATGTGCGAAGCTGGCTGTGACCCACGAGTCAGGAACAAGCATGGTCAAAAGCCCGCGGACCTTGTTTACAACAATCCAGAGATTAAGTCGATTCTTCAGAAGACCGAATACGTTCTTGCAGAGGGTCTAAGAGATAACTCGGACAATGGCTCTGTTCATGACAGTGCAAGTGATAGCGAGTAA
- a CDS encoding DNA-directed RNA polymerase III core subunit RPC11 (RNA polymerase III subunit C11), with protein MPLTFCPNCSNALTISRADPTPRHPLGVNRFECRTCPYQYVLEQSYFEKTEMKQKEVEDVFGGKEEFANADSMATQCPAENCNGDRAYFFQLQIRSADEPMTTFLKCTSCGARWREN; from the exons ATGCCCTTGACCT TCTGTCCCAACTGCAGTAATGCACTAACGATCTCCCGTGCGGACCCAACTCCAAGACACCCTCTGGGGGTCAATCGATTCGAGTGCCGGACCTGCCCCTATCAGTATGTCCTGGAACAGAGTTATTTCGAGAAAACAGAGatgaagcagaaagaagtggaggatgtctttggCGGGAAGGAAGAATTTGCGAATGCCGATAGCATGGCTA CCCAGTGCCCCGCAGAGAACTGTAATGGCGACCGTGCATATTTCTTCCAGCTGCAGATTCGAAGTGCAGATGAGCCTATGACTACATTCTTGAAG TGTACCAGCTGCGGTGCTCGATGGAGAGAAAACTGA
- a CDS encoding elongation factor 1-alpha (translation elongation factor EF-1 alpha/Tu), whose protein sequence is MADKYFPPYSKEDKQHINIVVIGHVDSGKSTTTGHLIYKCGGIDQRTIEKFEKEAAELGKGSFKYAWVLDKLKSERERGITIDIALWKFQTSKYEVTVIDAPGHRDFIKNMITGTSQADCAILIIASGTGEFEAGISKDGQTREHALLAFTLGVRQLIVALNKMDTCKWSQDRYNEIVKETSNFIKKVGYNPKSVPFVPISGFNGDNMIEASTNCPWYKGWEKETKAGKSTGKTLLEAIDAIEPPVRPTDKPLRLPLQDVYKISGIGTVPVGRVETGVIKPGMVVTFAPANVTTEVKSVEMHHQQLQAGNPGDNVGFNVKNVSVKEVRRGNVAGDSKNDPPAGCDSFNAQVIVLNHPGQVGNGYAPVLDCHTAHIACKFAELLEKIDRRTGKSVEDKPKFIKSGDAAIVKMIPSKPMCVESFTDFPPLGRFAVRDMRQTVAVGVIKSVEKNTGGSGKVTKAAQKAGKK, encoded by the exons ATGGCTGACAAGTACTTTCCTCCTTACAGTAAGGAAGACAAGCAGCACATCAACATCGTCGTTATCGGCCACGTCGATTCCGGCAAGTCCACCACCACTGGTCACTTGATCTACAAGTGTGGTGGTATCGACCAGCGTACCATCGAGAAgttcgagaaggaagccgCTGAGCTCGGTAAGGGTTCCTTCAAGTACGCCTGGGTTCTTGACAAGCTCAAGTCCGAGCGTGAGCGTGGTATCACCATCGATATCGCCCTCTGGAAGTTCCAGACCTCCAAGTATGAGGTCACCGTCATTG ATGCCCCCGGTCACCGTGActtcatcaagaacatgatcaCTGGTACTTCCCAGGCTGACTGCGCTATCCTCATCATTGCCTCCGGTACTGGTGAATTCGAGGCTGGTATCTCCAAGGATGGTCAGACCCGTGAGCACGCTCTGCTCGCTTTCACCCTCGGTGTCCGTCAGCTCATCGTTGCCCTCAACAAGATGGACACCTGCAAGTGGTCTCAGGATCGTTACAACGAAATCGTTAAGGAGACTTCCAACTTCATCAAGAAGGTCGGATACAACCCCAAGAGCGTTCCTTTCGTCCCCATCTCCGGTTTCAACGGTGACAACATGATTGAGGCCTCCACCAACTGCCCCTGGTACAAGggctgggagaaggagaccAAGGCTGGCAAGTCCACCGGTAAGACCCTTCTCGAGGCCATCGATGCCATCGAGCCCCCCGTCCGTCCCACCGACAAGCCTCTCCGTCTTCCCCTCCAGGATGTCTACAAGATCTCTGGTATCGGTACTGTGCCCGTCGGTCGTGTCGAGACTGGTGTCATCAAGCCTGGTATGGTCGTTACTTTCGCTCCTGCCAACGTGACCACTGAAGTCAAGTCCGTTGAAATGCACCaccagcagctccaggcCGGTAACCCCGGTGACAACGTTGGTTTCAACGTCAAGAACGTCTCCGTCAAGGAAGTCCGCCGTGGTAACGTTGCCGGTGACTCCAAGAACGACCCCCCTGCTGGCTGCGATTCCTTCAACGCCCAGGTCATCGTCCTTAACCACCCCGGTCAGGTCGGCAACGGTTACGCTCCCGTCCTGGACTGCCACACCGCTCACATTGCTTGCAAGTTCGCTGAGCTccttgagaagattgacCGCCGTACCGGTAAATCTGTTGAGGACAAGCCCAAGTTCATCAAGTCTGGTGATGCTGCCATCGTCAAGATGATTCCCTCCAAGCCCATGTGTGTGGAGTCTTTCACTGACTTCCCCCCTCTTGGTCGTTTCGCTGTCCGTGAC ATGCGTCAAACTGTTGCCGTCGGAGTTATCAAGTCGGTTGAGAAGAACACTGGCGGTTCTGGCAAGGTCACCAAGGCCGCCCAGAAGGCTGGCAAGAAATAA
- a CDS encoding uncharacterized protein (predicted protein) — MDGPPPPPPPHGEKPNTTGGQEYRKASDLPEGNYDIFIIPPHSSGSGFLYLPSLQCQRNSFVAGSVCTLFVVLVWSFISPIFKTWYIAAAAGGGGAGGMGIGLLGIGVGIAGWGFGVYQAGFGGSGFGRKGPGGGAASGGAGANTGQAGAGGEYARGSGNAGGQQGNYGGNYGPPPGSQYSGNQYGAGPPPQTPPPNAGPGPNKSDSAKAEEKARAEEKAREEKAREERAREERAREERAREERAREQKVREERAREERAREERAREEKARAEREREEKAREEARRKEELRRKMEEFKRKREAERQEKQRQQEREAMEKEMRERREQFEKEMAAAREAAAKEARERAEKEAAEARAKAERDAAEARAKAEREAAEAKAKAEKEAAEKEAAAKAAAKKEADAKFAALKEAAAKKYAEKKAKDAQEAAAKEAAAAKDAAAKAAKEKSGSASVPPRSPSPKKPAPSGARTTMSADQDDAYSFRPYDRPRRPYGGTSSSSAYSESSYAPSQSTARTSPAPSNRGRYETKDPDKIVIKGVFQFNNAFIKSPAAQLVSGQGMVTDGLVLRITTEGLFIDDDIRGVGQREWDVKAWTMKLVEVWCPQYASQKHNPPKQSSFFGRRDEGPSSAESDAYLINLLKVCKNTCRLASPGSQSEIQGLHVLRASIRDQEGRKYLFVLEETEGWKVGIGLQRLRKGALVRSLGVTNMSVNEGRSILGNLGYI; from the coding sequence ATGGACGGtccaccccctcctcctccccctcacGGTGAGAAACCGAACACCACCGGCGGCCAAGAATACCGGAAGGCATCGGACCTGCCAGAAGGGAACTACGATATCTTCATTATACCGCCGCACTCGTCCGGATCGGGATTCCTCTATCTGCCTTCGCTGCAATGTCAGCGGAATAGTTTCGTCGCTGGCTCGGTCTGCACCTTGTTCGTTGTCCTTGTGTGGTCTTTTATATCGCCTATTTTCAAGACGTGGTATatagctgctgctgcgggtGGCGGTGGCGCCGGAGGGATGGGTATTGGCCTCTTAGGTATTGGGGTTGGGATTGCGGGATGGGGCTTTGGTGTATATCAAGCTGGGTTTGGGGGCTCGGGGTTTGGAAGAAAGGGGCCTGGGGGTGGTGCTGCCTCGGGAGGTGCCGGAGCCAATACTGGCCAGGCCGGTGCTGGAGGAGAATATGCGAGAGGGTCAGGTAATGCTGGTGGACAGCAAGGGAACTATGGTGGAAATTATGGACCTCCGCCAGGGAGCCAGTACTCTGGAAATCAGTATGGTGCCGGCCCTCCGCCTCAGACGCCTCCTCCTAACGCTGGCCCAGGACCAAATAAATCCGACTCGGCTAAGGCCGAAGAGAAGGCCCGAGCGGAAGAAAAGGCCCGCGAAGAGAAAGCGCGCGAAGAGAGAGCTCGGGAAGAAAGAGCTCGCGAGGAGAGGGCCCGAGAGGAAAGGGCCCGAGAGCAAAAAGTGCGGGAGGAAAGGGCCCGGGAGGAAAGGGCTCGGGAGGAGAGAGCTCGGGAGGAGAAGGCGCGtgcagaaagagaacgggaagaaaaggcacgCGAAGAGGCGAGacggaaggaagagcttcgacggaaaatggaagagttcaagagaaagagagaggctGAGCggcaagaaaaacaaagacagcAGGAGCGCgaggcgatggagaaggaaatgcgTGAGCGGAGAGAGCAGttcgagaaagagatggcCGCTGCCAGAGAAGCAGCGGCAAAGGAGGCACGAGAGCGCGCCGAGAAGGAAGCGGCTGAAGCTCGGGCAAAGGCCGAACGCGATGCTGCGGAGGCCCGAGCAAAGGCTGAAAGGGAGGCCGCTGAAGCAAAAGCCAAGgccgaaaaagaagctgcagagaaagaagcagccgCAAAAGCAgccgcaaagaaggaggctgATGCCAAATTTGCAGCCCTCAAGGAGGCCGCTGCAAAAAAGTatgccgagaagaaggccaaagACGCTCAAGAGGCAGCGGCCAaggaggcagcagcagcaaaagacGCCGCGGCGAAGGCCGCCAAGGAGAAATCTGGGAGCGCATCGGTCCCTCCCCGAAGTCCATCACCAAAGAAGCCTGCTCCATCTGGAGCACGAACTACAATGTCTGCCGATCAAGACGATGCATATTCCTTTCGACCGTACGACAGACCCCGACGGCCATATGGGGGCACGTCAAGCTCGTCAGCATACTCCGAATCATCCTACGCCCCTTCACAATCCACAGCTCGAACATCACCTGCACCGTCAAACAGAGGACGGTATGAAACTAAAGACCCTGATAAGATTGTTATCAAGGGTGTCTTTCAATTTAACAATGCATTTATTAAAAGCCCAGCGGCTCAGCTGGTCTCTGGACAGGGAATGGTGACGGACGGACTAGTTCTGCGCATCACTACCGAAGGACTGTTCATTGATGACGATATTCGGGGAGTGGGTCAGCGAGAATGGGACGTCAAGGCGTGGACTATGAAGTTGGTCGAGGTGTGGTGCCCACAATATGCCTCCCAGAAGCATAACCCTCCCAAGCAGAGTTCGTTCTTTGGTCGACGGGACGAAGGACCTTCATCGGCGGAGTCCGATGCATACCTGATCAATCTACTCAAGGTATGCAAGAATACATGTCGCCTTGCGTCGCCAGGGTCTCAGTCCGAGATCCAGGGACTCCATGTGTTGCGAGCCAGCATTCGTGACCAGGAGGGTCGCAAATATCTTTTTGTCTtggaagagacagaaggTTGGAAGGTGGGCATCGGGCTTCAGCGACTGCGCAAGGGGGCGCTAGTACGATCTCTGGGAGTGACGAACATGTCGGTCAATGAAGGCCGCTCGATACTCGGGAACCTTGGATACATCTGA
- a CDS encoding uncharacterized protein (predicted protein) has protein sequence MTEVERTAFRARRAAQTRGYRAKKKAESEPKPPRIVSAKNIRRNAMRKAQRAGDVFQSEKAKLQQRAVRARHRLKKVEAAGDAQRIEEAALALKIARVERWEFAVEHGNSVKIVPSKEDRRMVNEHRAKQASNTNIDRIMLFFKDGKNLGI, from the coding sequence ATGACGGAGGTAGAAAGGACTGCTTTCAGAGCTCGCAGAGCTGCCCAGACAAGAGGGTATagagcaaaaaagaaagccgagAGCGAGCCCAAACCACCCCGTATTGTGTCGGCAAAGAATATCCGCCGAAATGCAATGCGCAAGGCACAACGGGCTGGTGACGTGTTTCAAAGCGAGAAGGCCAAACTCCAGCAGAGGGCCGTCCGTGCCCGCCATCGCCTGAAGAAAGTTGAAGCAGCTGGTGATGCTCAGAGAATTGAGGAGGCAGCATTGGCGTTGAAGATTGCCCGGGTGGAGCGGTGGGAGTTCGCGGTTGAACACGGCAATTCAGTAAAGATCGTGCCATCGAAGGAAGACCGCAGGATGGTAAATGAGCACAGGGCTAAACAAGCTTCGAATACAAACATAGATAGGATTATGCTGTTCTTTAAGGACGGGAAAAATCTAGGGATATGA
- a CDS encoding putative serine/threonine protein kinase (ARK protein kinase family): MSYHSNPQSYQSHAASHRPIPSYNPLAAVNAPAGTFLPGTKVQVGNHRVVIEKYLSEGGFAHVYVVRLPQPVEGSDRAVLKRVAVPDKAALANMRTEVETMKKLKGHRHIVKYIDSHASQLRGGGYEVFLLMEFCSGGGLIDFMNTRLQHRLTEPEIIQIFSDVAEGVACMHYLKPPLLHRDLKVENVLISRHGTSSIYKLCDFGSAAPPRPAATSAAEGRLIEDDVQRHTTLQYRSPEMIDVYRKQPIDEKSDIWALGVLLYKLCYYTTPFEEVGQMAILNATYKFPSYPVFSDRLRMLIAWMLKEHPQKRPNIYEVVQEVCHMQGKEVPIRDIYANRSTSEARRYQELPPSPTETAQVGAVFSPPVQETQIIPEIAPMRRGRPTKPTSSQHTSAKPSPSPFRGGSTDPFAVLDGGQKSRDSTDEFSNRFPSLDQFDILHEKGGKFDFEPAFAETKQEDGDLAQRLTNALADEAFAKRPSPEQAPQPPVQKQPHTSHVKSRPSESFNYREEPQQPQVPLYQPVPQKPTMVSTGTMTSPPQTPSVPELKPPSRPIYRFPSSDHQRRPSSQPWPADGDKKVSRPLNPPSPKKPSADPRTSADRISELSTSSSRPSLEGMRPSNLELEELTSRSKSANSKTRPLSVQAASKYDFGRGSESARSSLDIPRPSYDMGAPLQHARTEADRANISSDIDYLRAREEESNRKKEKRYSGSSKHTKRSSLSTLSLSGTKTLFAGRFGDAFRRFEQSNQESKAQSPAAEEPKQVMITSSELVEVPAEMSDAEEDDISPEMRRELERRRLSQEEKRVANAAAEYRRQVAERGEGGFRPGPDTRSSIQNRVQSFLEESNKSAPPPKTATGYGRFTEETNPALPAKQNEPLPEPRINSRAAGHLYGSQGQSSPVKDRWETPGLPSQETANSGYAQSQRTGPSRPAAPPKPKSLRVRGSEVINERSQATPTTPSEDWEANFSRRFPSLSGLEMETEIEIPNIPLRTKEV, translated from the exons ATGTCCTATCATTCGAACCCCCAATCCTATCAGAGCCATGCGGCCTCTCATAGGCCGATCCCGTCGTACAATCCGTTGGCCGCGGTGAACGCCCCGGCAGGCACCTTCTTACCAGGAACCAAAGTCCAGGTCGGCAATCACCGCGTGGTCATCGAGAAGTACCTCTCCGAAGGTGGATTTGCCCATGTCTACGTCGTGCGTCTGCCGCAACCCGTCGAGGGTTCAGATAGGGCGGTGCTGAAGCGGGTCGCCGTGCCGGACAAAGCGGCGCTCGCGAACATGCGGACCGAGGTCGAGACAATGAAGAAATTAAAGGGACACCGGCACATTGTGAAGTATATCGACTCCCATGCGTCTCAGCTCCGGGGTGGGGGCTACGAAGTGTTCCTGCTTATGGAGTTCTGTTCGGGCGGCGGCTTGATCGACTTCATGAACACGCGCTTGCAGCATCGGTTGACAGAACCGGAGATTATCCAGATCTTCTCGGACGTGGCCGAGGGCGTGGCTTGCATGCACTATTTGAAACCCCCTTTACTGCACCGCGATTTGAAGGTGGAGAATGTTCTCATATCTCGACACGGGACCTCGAGTATCTATAAACTGTGCGATTTCGGCTCTGCGGCACCCCCTCGTCCAGCGGCGACTTCGGCTGCGGAGGGCCGCCTGATCGAGGACGATGTGCAGAGGCACACGACACTGCAGTACCGGAGTCCGGAGATGATCGATGTCTATCGCAAGCAACCGATCGACGAGAAGAGCGATATCTGGGCGCTCGGTGTACTTCTATACAAGCTATGCTACTATACAACTCCGTTTGAAGAAGTGGGCCAAATGGCCATCCTGAATGCGACCTACAAATTCCCTTCGTACCCTGTTTTCTCAGATCGCCTCAGGATGCTCATCG CATGGATGTTGAAGGAGCACCCACAAAAGCGCCCAAATATCTATGAGGTAGTGCAGGAAGTCTGCCACAtgcaaggaaaagaagttCCCATCCGAGAT ATCTACGCGAATCGCTCTACGTCGGAAGCCCGCCGGTATCAGGAACTTCCGCCGTCCCCGACCGAGACAGCGCAAGTCGGCGCGGTGTTCTCTCCACCAGTCCAGGAGACCCAAATCATCCCAGAGATTGCTCCCATGCGGCGCGGGCGGCCAACCAAACCGACCAGTTCTCAGCACACTTCCGCAAAGCCAAGCCCCTCCCCGTTCCGTGGTGGCTCCACAGACCCTTTCGCCGTCTTAGATGGCGGCCAGAAGTCCCGGGACTCTACGGACGAGTTCTCGAATCGGTTCCCCTCGTTGGATCAGTTTGATATCCTGCACGAGAAGGGTGGCAAGTTCGACTTTGAGCCCGCGTTCGCCGAGACGAAACAAGAGGATGGCGATCTTGCGCAAAGGCTTACAAACGCCTTGGCCGATGAGGCCTTCGCTAAACGTCCTTCTCCGGAGCAGGCTCCCCAACCACCAGTCCAGAAGCAACCCCACACGTCGCACGTCAAGAGTCGACCCTCCGAGTCTTTCAACTACCGCGAGGAACCCCAGCAGCCGCAGGTGCCCCTGTACCAACCGGTGCCGCAGAAGCCGACCATGGTCTCCACAGGCACGATGACGTCGCCACCCCAGACGCCGTCAGTGCCGGAGCTGAAGCCCCCTAGCCGCCCCATCTATCGATTCCCTTCGTCAGACCATCAACGCCGGCCCTCCAGCCAACCGTGGCCCGCGGACGGCGACAAGAAAGTTTCCCGGCCCCTCAACCCTCCGTCTCCTAAAAAGCCCTCGGCGGACCCAAGAACGTCGGCGGACCGCATCTCCGAGCTGTCGACCTCTTCGTCGAGGCCTTCCTTGGAAGGTATGCGACCATCGAACTTGGAGTTGGAAGAGCTCACGAGTCGATCCAAATCGGCCAACAGCAAAACTCGCCCATTGTCCGTTCAGGCAGCTTCCAAGTATGACTTTGGCCGAGGCTCCGAGAGCGCGCGTTCCTCGCTCGACATCCCCAGGCCCTCGTACGACATGGGCGCGCCGCTACAACATGCGCGGACCGAGGCGGACCGGGCCAATATCTCGTCCGACATTGACTATCTCCGggcgagggaggaggagagcaaccgaaagaaagagaagcggtACAGTGGCAGCTCCAAACACACCAAGCGGTCGAGTCTTTCTACGTTATCGCTGTCGGGGACCAAAACATTGTTTGCTGGTCGGTTTGGCGATGCATTCCGGCGGTTCGAACAGAGCAACCAAGAATCCAAAGCTCAGTCTCCCGCCGCCGAAGAGCCGAAGCAGGTCATGATCACTTCGTCGGAATTAGTAGAGGTGCCTGCCGAAATGAGTGATGCCGAGGAGGACGACATCTCTCCGGAGATGCGTCGGGAGCTGGAGCGCCGACGTCTCTCCCAGGAGGAGAAACGCGTCGCCAACGCTGCTGCCGAGTATCGCCGACAGGTGGCGGAACGAGGAGAGGGGGGTTTCCGACCCGGGCCCGATACACGGTCGTCGATCCAGAACCGGGTGCAGTCATTCTTAGAGGAAAGTAACAAGTCGGCTCCTCCCCCGAAGACGGCCACGGGCTATGGCCGGTTCACGGAGGAGACGAACCCTGCTTTGCCGGCAAAGCAGAACGAACCTCTTCCGGAGCCGCGGATCAACTCACGCGCGGCGGGGCACCTGTACGGATCGCAGGGACAATCGTCGCCTGTGAAGGACCGGTGGGAGACGCCAGGTCTGCCCAGCCAAGAGACGGCAAATAGTGGCTATGCGCAATCGCAGCGCACGGGGCCGTCTCGGCCAGCGGCCCCTCCTAAGCCCAAGAGCCTGCGCGTGAGGGGGTCGGAGGTGATCAACGAGCGCAGCCAGGCCACACCTACTACGCCGAGCGAGGATTGGGAGGCCAACTTCAGCCGACGGTTCCCCAGCCTGTCAGGACTAGAGATGGAGACGGAGATCGAGATACCCAATATCCCTCTCCGGACAAAGGAGGTGTAA